A stretch of the Kroppenstedtia eburnea genome encodes the following:
- a CDS encoding glycine betaine ABC transporter substrate-binding protein, with amino-acid sequence MKNRWKGLLLLFSMFALLFTVACGQQQGGEGKKEITLAYVSWDSEMASTHVIQKVLEDQGFKVELKQVEAGPMWAGVASGSADGMVAAWLPLTHKSYYEKFKNQVEDLGPNLEGTRIGLVVPSYVDVDSIADLNQKKSEFDGKIIGIDAGAGVMEAAHRAIKDYKLDLTLVEGSDAAMVASLKKAIDAKKPIVITGWSPHWKFAKYDLKFLDDPKKSFGGKENIHTIVGKDLKKESPEAYKILDRFHWTTEDMEEVMLAIQKGKKPEEAAADWVKKHSDKVKEWTK; translated from the coding sequence TTGAAGAACCGTTGGAAAGGTTTGCTTCTCCTTTTCTCCATGTTTGCCCTTCTGTTTACGGTGGCTTGCGGCCAGCAACAGGGCGGAGAAGGAAAGAAAGAGATCACACTCGCCTATGTGAGCTGGGACTCGGAAATGGCCAGTACACATGTGATTCAAAAAGTATTGGAAGACCAGGGCTTCAAAGTGGAATTGAAACAGGTGGAAGCCGGCCCGATGTGGGCGGGAGTGGCAAGTGGAAGCGCCGATGGGATGGTCGCGGCCTGGTTGCCCCTCACCCATAAGAGCTACTACGAGAAATTTAAAAACCAGGTGGAGGACTTGGGCCCCAACCTGGAAGGAACCCGGATCGGTCTGGTTGTCCCCTCCTATGTGGATGTGGATTCCATCGCCGATCTGAATCAGAAAAAAAGCGAATTTGACGGGAAGATCATCGGGATCGACGCCGGTGCCGGTGTGATGGAGGCCGCTCACCGGGCGATTAAAGACTACAAGCTGGATCTGACACTGGTGGAAGGCTCCGATGCGGCGATGGTCGCCTCTCTCAAAAAAGCGATCGATGCCAAAAAACCGATTGTGATCACCGGATGGAGCCCCCACTGGAAGTTTGCCAAGTATGATCTGAAGTTCCTCGACGACCCCAAGAAGAGCTTCGGCGGCAAGGAGAACATCCACACCATTGTAGGCAAGGACCTGAAAAAGGAGAGCCCTGAAGCCTACAAGATCCTCGACCGCTTCCATTGGACCACGGAGGATATGGAAGAAGTGATGTTGGCGATCCAAAAAGGCAAAAAGCCGGAGG